In Parabacteroides timonensis, the genomic stretch AGGATATTACCGAACAGGTAGGCGGAAAGGTTCGGCGAATAGCCGGGCGTAAGGAAAATAAAGATCACCCCCAAAGCCATACCTAACGCCCAAACACCGGCAATTGCCGAGTCTTCACGGACATTCTGCGTCTTACTGGCCCACTCTACCCCGAAAGCGGAAAGGACAGAAAAGACCATCGCCATCAGGATCGGGTTCATCCCCAGATAGAAACCGAGTCCCAGGCCTCCGAAAGAAGCATGTGTTATTCCACCGCTGATAAAAACCAGCCGACGTGCAACCACATAGGTACCGACAATACCGCAGGTGATGGCAGTTAACAGGCTACCGATCAGGGCATGTTGAAAAAAAGTATATTGTAGTAAATCCATTCTGTTAATGTATTCTTCGCTCACCAACGATCAGGAATGCTTCATCCTTCAGGGCATCCGGCAGGTTCACAGCACGAAGCTGGAGACTGCGAAGCCATCCGGCCACCTCGATATCCTGCAAGGTATAGAGCACTTCACGGAATTCGTTGACGGCTTCTTCATCGTATTCGTCACCTTCCAATCCCCGGAAACGATCCAGTTCCTCATCGTCGTAATATTCTATTTTTTTACTTACGGCAGCAAGCAAGCTATCGCGTTCGCAGGTTTCATGCTGCCCGCAACACTCTTCAGGTATTTCGCGGGCTTCGGGGATCTCGCTGATCTCCCCGCGTTCCAGCATCTTCTGCAGTTTCTTATTTCTGAAATAACCGGCAACGGCAGCAAGAACGCCCAGCAC encodes the following:
- a CDS encoding phospholipase; amino-acid sequence: MWYIIIGVIVLGVLAAVAGYFRNKKLQKMLERGEISEIPEAREIPEECCGQHETCERDSLLAAVSKKIEYYDDEELDRFRGLEGDEYDEEAVNEFREVLYTLQDIEVAGWLRSLQLRAVNLPDALKDEAFLIVGERRIH